A part of Acidobacteriota bacterium genomic DNA contains:
- a CDS encoding peptidylprolyl isomerase: MKAGRLALILVLAVAGAVLGQRETVDKIAVLVGNEVILASELASQLQLVAFQTGRNPTSPEEIQEFQQEILEQMISDRLFLMEARKDTSISIRREEIDQALDEQIARVAANFESEEDFLAALTQEGLTLRKLKRRYREEIENQLLKQRHIQSKLYAVSVSRHEVEQFYTEFRDSIPPQPEALKLAHILLAVGPSQAVEDSVRQQAVSLRQRVLDGADLAALSAQYSSYGAGANGGDLGYISRDDVVPEFARAAFQLQVGDISGVIRTEFGYHVIKCEGKRDDKLRLRHILLGVLPSADDSLRAQQVADSLMQEVMNGGDFAELAKAFSVDDDTRANGGELGWFASRELPTDFAPAVAGWTTPGEYRGPLQTRFGLHLLKLLDYQPEKTLTLENDFDQIKELARQDKTGRMVDEWIEGIKKRTYIDYRVEF, encoded by the coding sequence TTGAAAGCCGGCAGACTGGCACTGATTCTCGTTCTGGCAGTGGCCGGGGCGGTACTCGGGCAGCGAGAGACGGTCGATAAGATCGCGGTGTTGGTCGGCAATGAGGTCATACTGGCCTCGGAACTGGCCAGCCAACTGCAGCTTGTGGCCTTTCAGACGGGGCGTAACCCGACCAGCCCGGAGGAGATCCAAGAATTCCAGCAGGAAATTCTGGAGCAGATGATTTCCGACCGGCTCTTTTTGATGGAAGCTCGCAAAGATACCTCCATTTCAATCCGACGTGAAGAAATCGACCAGGCGCTGGACGAACAGATCGCGCGGGTAGCGGCTAATTTCGAATCGGAAGAGGATTTTCTGGCGGCCCTGACGCAGGAAGGGCTGACTCTTCGCAAGCTGAAAAGGCGCTATCGGGAGGAGATCGAGAACCAGTTGCTCAAGCAGCGGCATATCCAGTCGAAACTGTATGCAGTTTCCGTATCGCGCCACGAAGTTGAGCAATTCTATACCGAGTTCAGAGATTCGATACCACCGCAGCCGGAGGCGCTGAAGCTGGCCCACATTCTGCTGGCCGTCGGCCCGTCGCAGGCGGTGGAAGACTCAGTCAGGCAGCAGGCCGTGAGCCTGCGCCAGAGAGTCCTGGACGGAGCGGACCTGGCCGCCCTTTCAGCCCAGTACTCCAGTTACGGTGCGGGCGCCAACGGCGGTGATCTTGGCTACATTTCACGTGACGACGTCGTTCCAGAATTTGCCCGGGCGGCGTTTCAACTGCAAGTCGGTGACATCTCGGGCGTAATCCGTACCGAGTTTGGTTACCACGTCATCAAATGCGAGGGCAAGCGCGACGATAAGTTGCGGCTGCGTCACATTTTGCTCGGTGTGCTGCCGTCGGCGGACGACTCCCTGCGGGCCCAACAGGTGGCCGATTCGCTGATGCAGGAAGTCATGAACGGCGGTGATTTTGCCGAACTGGCCAAGGCTTTTTCCGTCGATGATGATACGCGGGCCAATGGCGGTGAGCTTGGCTGGTTTGCGTCGCGCGAACTGCCGACCGACTTCGCCCCGGCCGTGGCCGGCTGGACGACGCCGGGCGAGTACCGGGGACCGCTACAGACGCGGTTTGGTCTGCACCTGCTGAAACTGCTTGATTACCAGCCGGAAAAAACACTGACGCTGGAAAACGATTTTGATCAGATCAAGGAGCTCGCTCGACAGGACAAGACCGGTAGAATGGTCGACGAGTGGATTGAAGGTATTAAGAAGAGAACTTACATTGACTATCGCGTCGAGTTCTGA
- a CDS encoding S4 domain-containing protein: protein MRIDDFLSTVGIVKRRSVAKQVGASGMIEVNGRVVKPAYQVKVRDIIVIKGSKPFRAEVLVVPTGSVPKASRSEFFKEL from the coding sequence ATGCGCATTGATGACTTTCTCTCTACGGTCGGGATTGTCAAGCGACGCTCCGTGGCCAAGCAAGTCGGGGCGAGCGGCATGATCGAAGTAAACGGCCGGGTAGTCAAGCCGGCCTACCAGGTGAAAGTCCGGGATATCATAGTCATCAAGGGGAGCAAGCCGTTCCGGGCCGAGGTCCTGGTGGTTCCGACCGGCTCCGTTCCGAAAGCCAGCCGCAGCGAGTTCTTCAAGGAATTGTAG